The Penaeus monodon isolate SGIC_2016 chromosome 13, NSTDA_Pmon_1, whole genome shotgun sequence genome contains a region encoding:
- the LOC119579908 gene encoding uncharacterized protein LOC119579908, producing the protein MLFPLQKAHEVLKKAVKKEKESGPVKKRPRAKTSKGLRSKTKIPPEERAQAPPFPGQKSGNPFPQGNPWGNYFSTGRIESNGASGFSFPGIHLQTTLQGQEGENVRVPRGPQPGSPEGPNGDSSSPPPHPQGAPAARQMPLKGLRC; encoded by the exons atgctgttcccaCTGCAAAAGGCTCATGAAGTTCTTAAAAAAGCagtgaaaaag gaaAAGGAATCCGGGCCTGTGAAAAAAAGACCCCGGGCCAAAACCTCCAAGGGCCTCCGCtctaaaacaaaaatcccccctgAAGAAAGGGCTCAGGCCCCGCCTTTCCCCGGGCAAAAATCCGGGAAcccttttccccaagggaaccCCTGGGGAAACTAtttttccacag GGAGGATAGAAAGTAATGGTGCTTCGGGATTTTCCTTTCCaggcatccacctgcagacaacactgcag GGGCAAGAGGGGGAAAACGTGagggttccccggggcccccaaccGG GCTCCCCCGAGGGCCCCAACGGGGACAGCTCCAGCCCGCCACCCCATCCACAGGGGGCCCCTGCTGCTAGGCagatgcccctgaa gggcctccgctgctag